ATCATTCCGGTGGGCTCCCTCGTCTTATGGAGCTTTGTCCCAATGCAACGCTTATCACCTCACCAAATGGTGCAAAGGGGCTTGAAGCTCACTATAAAAAAAGCTGGAATTACAAAGTAATGAAAACGGGCGACAGTATCAGTTTAGGAAAAACCACATTGCAGTTTGTGCTTGAACAAATGGTACACTGGCCCGACAACATGGCATGCTATATGCCCCAAACCAAAATACTTTTTTCAAATGATGCATTTGGCCAGCACATTGCAACATCCCAGCGCTTTGATACCGAATATCCGTTTGACATACTGATGCAAGAAGCAAAGAAATATTACGCTAACATTGTACTTCCGTATGACAAGCCAACACAGAAAGTACTTGAGGCTGTAAGCAATTTAGACATTGCAATGATTGCACCAAGTCATGGCATTATATGGAAAGAACACATTAAAGCGATAGTTACTGAATACAAAAGCTGGGCAGCAAACAGCACTAAGGAAAAAGCGCTTATTATTTACGACACCATGTGGAATTCCACTAAGCTCATAGCCCATGCAATAAAAAATGCGTTTGAACAAAAAAATATTCCAGTACAACTGTATGATTTGAAAACCATTCATATTTCGGACATTATGACCGAAGTGCTTGATGCAAAGTATATCTGTGTGGGGTCACCAACACTGAATAACAATATGCTGCCAACTGTTGCTGCATTCTTAACCTACTGCAAGGGACTTGCACCAAAGGAACGCATTGGGCTTGCATTTGGATCATACGGTTGGGGCGGGCAAAGCATTGCACAGGTAGAAGCGATATTAGCGGAAATGGGGTGGAAGTTACTGCCATCAATCAAGGTAAATTACATACCTGATGATCAATTACTGGTAACTATCGCCACCCAAATTTTTGAAAATTTACAGCGTATTTAGTGTGACTTTTACATTAAAGTTTTATATTATATTAATGAACAATGAGTCCAATTTATTATTACAATGAGGACTGAAATGGAACAATATAAACACTATTTAGAAGCCCGGGGGATTTCGCCATCGTATCAGCGGTTGAAGATTCTTGAGTACTTAGACCAAAACAGGACTCATCCAACCGTTGATGAGATCTATACTGCGCTTTTGCCACACATACCAACGCTTTCCAAGACCACTGTGTATAATACCTTAAGCCTTTTTGTTCAGGAAGGCCTTGCTAGTATGCTGGTACTTGACAATGTTGAGGCGCGTTTTGACATTACTGTGCAGCCACACGGCCATTTTACCTGTACACAATGCGGCAAGGTATATGACCTTGATACCACGCGTTATGTCAATATTCCCCGTTCAATTGACGGGCATACTATTGAAAACTATCAAATAACATTAAAAGGCATTTGCAAAGAGTGCACCTCACATTGAAATCTATAAATGTTTGCATGGCGTTAATTCTAGTATTTTTTGACGAATAAAATTCAAAAAATCAGTTGACAAAATATTGTAATGATTATAAATATGTTATAAATACATTCCTAAGTGATTTTTTAAATTAATTGTTGCCATTTATCACTTTTACTGTATCTATTATTGTACTATAACAACCATGAAGAAGGTTAATTATGCAGCAATATAAAGTAAACGATATGATGTGCAAAAACTGTGTTATGCACATAACAAAAGCCATAACATTGAAAGACCCAAATGCTAAAGTGGATTGCAATTTAACCACTAAAATTGTTATAGTCGATAGCTCTCTTGATAATTCTGTGGTGATGCAAGCAATCAAAGATGCTGGATACACACCACACCCTGTGTAACTGTGATTTAGTGTCGGTTTTTTAATAACGTAAGAAAAGTCATTCTGAACTTGATTCAGTGTCTAAAATAGTGGCAAAGTGAGATTCCGAGTCAAGCCCGGAATGACATCTTTTGAAAAGTCATCCTGAACTTGATTCAGTGACTAATAACGAAACGATTTTGCTTCAGGTTTGGAATAACAGTGTGTAATGTACGATTTCAGAATTATACCAGCTATGATTGGGTGAGTGAAGATCCCTGGTAAACAAAAATTGCATCAATATAATTTTTTTTCAAAAGGAGGACTTATTTATGGGAAAAAAATACGAATGTACAGTATGCGGCTACATTTATGATCCAGCTGAAGGTGATCCTGACAACGGCATTAAACCAGGAACAGCGTTTAAAGACCTTCCTGATGATTGGGTATGCCCTGTATGTGGAGCCGGAAAAGATCAGTTTGAACCAGTGGACTAATTATTAGCAGTCAAAGGATATGCTTACGTGCATGTCCTTTTTCTATAATAAAATTATTAAAATAATTTTATAAAAATACTGTGGAGGTTACCCATGGATGTTGTATTGCTTTCACGAATACAATTTGGATTAGCTGCAGGTGTTCATTTCATTTTCCCTTCCTTAACTTTGGGACTTACATTGCTGGTGCTAATGTTTGAATACAAGTTTTACAAAACAAACGATGAACTGTTCAAAACTATCTCTTCATTCTTCATCAAAATTTTAGGACTTGTGTTTGCATTGGGTGTTGCAACAGGTATTGTACTTGAATTTTCATTTGGTACCAACTGGGCTGAATATTCGCGCATGGTTGGTGATATTTTTGGTGCACCACTTGCTGCTGAGGGCATATTTGCGTTTTTTATGGAATCTGTATTTTTAGGTGTGCTGCTATTTGGACGCAACAAGGTTTCAAAAAAGGTTTATCTTCTGTCAGCATTTTTGGTGTTCTTTGGATCGCATCTTTCAGGTTTGTGGATTATCATTGCAAATTCATGGATGCAGACACCAGCCGGTTATGCCATTGAAGGCGGAAGAGCAATACTTACCGATTTTTGGGCTGCAGCGCTGAATCCTTCCACACTTGTGCGATTTACACATGTCATTATTGCAGGATGGATTACCGGTAGCCTTTTTGCTGCAGGTGTAGCTGCCTGGTACCTGGTTAAACAACAACACACGCAAATAGCTCAAAATATACTAAAAACCGCCATTATTGTTTTTGCTATCATGTCGCTTTTGCAGTTTGCTTCGGGGCATATTCATGCAGTGCAGGTTACCAACCTACAGCCTGAAAAAATGGCTACATTTGAAGCGCTGTGGGAAACACAAAAAGGCGCACCAATGTCAATTATTGGAATCCCTGTTGAAAGCCAAAAGAAAACATACTTTGAAATTAAAATTCCAAAATTGTTAAGTTTACTAGCATACTTTGACCCCAATGCCGAAGTGAAAGGTCGTGATGCCTTCCCTGAAGACGAACTGCCACCAGTACTTTTGCCGTATTTTTCATATCATATCATGATTGGGCTTGGTTCTTTATTTGCTCTGATAAGCATCACTGCAATACTCTTATTACTGCGCAAAAAACTCTTTGAGACAAAATGGTTTTTGTATGTGCTGATTTTTACCATACCGCTGCCAATAATAGCCAACGAATTTGGATGGATTGCTGCTGAGGTTGGTAGGCAACCATGGGCTGTGTACAAAGTACTTAAGACTGTTGATGCAGTATCAGCTGTTGTACCGGCAAGCCACGTGTTGCTGTCGCTTATTATCTTTTCATTAATTTACCTTTTACTCATTGTTCTTTTTATAACGATACTGCTAAAAATTATAAAAAAGGGCCCTCAGGCAGAAACATATTAAACTGATTGGAGGTGTAATTATGGATTTAAGTACATACCAGCATATATGGTTTTTTATTATTGGATTTTTACTCACTGTGTATTCTATCCTTGATGGTTTTGATTTAGGCATTGCAAGCCTTATGCCTGCACTTGCCAAGAATGAAAAAGAACAAAAACAGGTAATGGATTCAATCTGGCCTGTGTGGGATGGCAATGAAGTGTGGCTCATAACTGCTGGTGCTGCACTTTTTGCGGCATTTCCGTTTGCCTATGCCACAGTATTTAGCGGTTTTTACTTGGCACTGATGCTTGTGTTATTTGCTCTTATTTTCAGAGCTGTCTCCATGGAATTTTGGTACTACGACGAAAATCGCAGGAAGCTTTGGTCATGGGCATTCACTATAGGAAGCTTTTTGCCATCACTATTGTTTGGCGTTGCACTGGGAAATATCATCTATGGCATTCCCATAGATTTAAATATGAATTTTACTGGTAGCTTTTTTACACTGCTACGACCATTCCCTCTTGTTATTGGGCTTCTGGGGCTTTTGGCAATCCTGCTACAGGGCTGCACATGGGCTGCATTAAAAATTGAGGGCCCGGTTGCACAGCGTGCAAGGTCTATCATGAATTACATAATAATTGCAAATGC
This region of Spirochaetota bacterium genomic DNA includes:
- a CDS encoding FprA family A-type flavoprotein, with translation MQPVALNDFIYWVGAIDWDLRNFHGYMTQRGSSYNAYLIMDEKITLIDTVKYYLYDEMIERISKLVDPAKIDIIISNHVEMDHSGGLPRLMELCPNATLITSPNGAKGLEAHYKKSWNYKVMKTGDSISLGKTTLQFVLEQMVHWPDNMACYMPQTKILFSNDAFGQHIATSQRFDTEYPFDILMQEAKKYYANIVLPYDKPTQKVLEAVSNLDIAMIAPSHGIIWKEHIKAIVTEYKSWAANSTKEKALIIYDTMWNSTKLIAHAIKNAFEQKNIPVQLYDLKTIHISDIMTEVLDAKYICVGSPTLNNNMLPTVAAFLTYCKGLAPKERIGLAFGSYGWGGQSIAQVEAILAEMGWKLLPSIKVNYIPDDQLLVTIATQIFENLQRI
- a CDS encoding transcriptional repressor, giving the protein MEQYKHYLEARGISPSYQRLKILEYLDQNRTHPTVDEIYTALLPHIPTLSKTTVYNTLSLFVQEGLASMLVLDNVEARFDITVQPHGHFTCTQCGKVYDLDTTRYVNIPRSIDGHTIENYQITLKGICKECTSH
- a CDS encoding heavy-metal-associated domain-containing protein; its protein translation is MQQYKVNDMMCKNCVMHITKAITLKDPNAKVDCNLTTKIVIVDSSLDNSVVMQAIKDAGYTPHPV
- a CDS encoding rubredoxin — its product is MGKKYECTVCGYIYDPAEGDPDNGIKPGTAFKDLPDDWVCPVCGAGKDQFEPVD
- a CDS encoding cytochrome ubiquinol oxidase subunit I → MDVVLLSRIQFGLAAGVHFIFPSLTLGLTLLVLMFEYKFYKTNDELFKTISSFFIKILGLVFALGVATGIVLEFSFGTNWAEYSRMVGDIFGAPLAAEGIFAFFMESVFLGVLLFGRNKVSKKVYLLSAFLVFFGSHLSGLWIIIANSWMQTPAGYAIEGGRAILTDFWAAALNPSTLVRFTHVIIAGWITGSLFAAGVAAWYLVKQQHTQIAQNILKTAIIVFAIMSLLQFASGHIHAVQVTNLQPEKMATFEALWETQKGAPMSIIGIPVESQKKTYFEIKIPKLLSLLAYFDPNAEVKGRDAFPEDELPPVLLPYFSYHIMIGLGSLFALISITAILLLLRKKLFETKWFLYVLIFTIPLPIIANEFGWIAAEVGRQPWAVYKVLKTVDAVSAVVPASHVLLSLIIFSLIYLLLIVLFITILLKIIKKGPQAETY
- the cydB gene encoding cytochrome d ubiquinol oxidase subunit II, which produces MDLSTYQHIWFFIIGFLLTVYSILDGFDLGIASLMPALAKNEKEQKQVMDSIWPVWDGNEVWLITAGAALFAAFPFAYATVFSGFYLALMLVLFALIFRAVSMEFWYYDENRRKLWSWAFTIGSFLPSLLFGVALGNIIYGIPIDLNMNFTGSFFTLLRPFPLVIGLLGLLAILLQGCTWAALKIEGPVAQRARSIMNYIIIANAILFVLAIALTIALLPSVVSNIFGWLGAVIYAIALSYVFVSNRDNRPLNAFKSSSVSFIALWIMAGAALYPNLVRATIDAYNLTIFNASSTLLTLKIMFIIALIGMPIVIAYTIYVYRVFKGKVS